The genomic interval CGTGGCTTTAGGAAGAAAGCTTTTCGGGACAGAATGATGAGAACTGTGCCACGGCAGGTGTAGAGGAATACAGCGGGATTGGGAGGAAAAGGCACTCGTGTGGGACTGGGGTGGCAGTGAGGACCCTCGTGGAAGGCAGGGTGTCTGGGCTGAGACTCACCGGGACCTATCCTGTCCCAGGCATTGCCCTCAGGGCTAGAGATGCATAGAGCTAGTTAATCTTCTCTACAGGACCCGTGGGAGGAGGGTCCTACCTTGATCCCCACAGGACACAGAGTAAGGAGGGTTCTCACAGCCCCTACGGAAGGAGTGTCAGAAGCAGGAGTCATTGCCACTCGTAATGTCAGATCATACTGGGgcaagtttcttttatttatttatttattttcatttttacgtCCCCAGCATCTGGGCCAAAGTCAACATTCAAAGTGTTCGTTAAATTAAGCTTTAAAAAAGgagggattgggcttccctggtggcgcagttgttgagagtccatctgccgatacaggggacacaggtttgtgccccggtccgggaggatcccacatgccggggagcggctgggcccgtgagccatggccgctgagcctgcgtgtccggagtctgtgctccgcaacgggagaggccacaacagcgagaggcccgcgtaccgcagaaaaaaaaaacaaagaacagatacCCATGCCAAGTTAATGGGTGTAACCAGCCAACAGGACTGAGCTTACAAAGGAGATTAAAGATTCATTTTTGGATAGTAGTTATACTGGTAAAGATCTATGAAAATGGTCACCATTGAAAGGGCAGGTAAAATGCTCCAAGCCTGACCTTGTATTTCTAGTCTCTATGGGGAGGAAAGTCTGCCGAGGAACAGGATGCTAGTGGAGGGATTGTGCCGAATGAAGAAAATGAACGGGTGGTCGGCGGTGAAATACTCCTCTGTCAACTGGAAGGACATTCCGATTATGGGGACCGCGGTGGCAGCCGCCGCCTCAGTGCCCTCCTCGTTCACCTCCACGAAGGACTTGTGGACCACCTTCGATACAGGGAGGTCTCCGGCTCCTGATATGCCGGACAGGTCAGCCTTGCCACTGAAGAGATCCTGCATACCCAGGGAGGCCAGCAGAGTGCTGAGCTCGTAGCTCTCCTCCAGCTTAAACCTGGGCAGCTGGACATTGACCTCAAGGAGATGCAGATTCTCGGGTCTGGTCCACTCACGCAGCTTTTCCAAAGTCAGCTGTTGCTCAATCTGGATTCGGAATGGGCAAAAACAAGAGCTGAAATCATTTTATAGAAGGAAGTTAATGAAGCATTGTTGGAATGAACGGGCTCCCTAGCTTCCTTCACGTTTTGTACCAACACAGATTCCATTTGgagcatttcatttctttctggctATTGGTGATAATGAACAGAGCTGCGTTCCCAGCCACCAAGGGCCCATCCACCCAGGACTCACCAGGCCCCTGCCACATGGGTCACGGGCCGTCCTGGCTAAAATTGCCCTAATTGGTCGCGTGATGCAAGAGGGTGCTTTAAAGCTTTcttccattatttcattctgtttattctGAACCCCAGTGATCACTGTGTTTATCTGGGAACCTCACACAGCGGAAGTTATCTCTGATAGATGTAGCCCATTGGTAAACACAGAAATGGCCCTAGTTCCTCATCTAAAATGGGATAACAGTAGCACATACTTGGAGCGCTGTAAGTGCTGAATGAGTCACCCTACACAAGTGCTGTGTAAGGTCAGCTACTGTCATTACTATTATCACTGCTACTGCACTGGAACAGACGCACATTCCACTTTTCTACTGGTGCTGGTCATTCCAGACTTTCTTTTTGATAATCAGGAACGGACAAGTATGCAAATACAATTGAAAGAAGGAACACAGTGGTTTTAACTTATGCTCTAGAGCTGCAAATGGCTAATATTAAACGCCATCCAACAGCAAGTTAGgtcagggatgggggaggggaaaagcccACAACAGGCCAGAGACACTGAAGCAAAACCTCACTCTTCACAGTTTTGCCTCTTCCTGGCCCTGGCAAGAGATACGATTGCCTTTGAATTACAATAAGAGAAACCGCAGACAAAGTTCAGGTTAGGCAGCGGGCTTCTCTCTCAGGCTAACGGGCCACGTGGATCTTTTCCTGTCATGTAGCAGTTGGACATTTAATGCACAACCTACGTGAACTGGGGTGACAATGACCAGATTTTACAGCACATGGCGAAACTATAATGGTCgagggtttttaattttaaaaaactgttttaatgAAACAGTCCCCATTTATGGCACGGGCCTCCAAAGCTCATCTAAGGGAGTCTCCACGAGCTGCCCCTGGCCAGCGTTCCACTCGGTCTGTACCTTAGATGTTCCCGCCATGTTGTGCACCGATAGTAGCTGAACATTTAAATGTGGGCcttccataaaaaggaacgaaactgagttatctgtaatgaggtggatggacctagagtctgtcatacagagtgaaataagtcagagagagaaacacaaataccgtatgctaaggcatatgtatggaatctaaaaaagcggtactgatgaacctaggggcaggccaggaataaagacgcagacctactagagaagggacttgaggactcggggagggggaagggtaagctgggatgaagtgagagagtggcattggtAGCGTGGCATATACGCTACCGAACGTAAActagatagcaagtgggaagcagctgcatagcacagggagatcagctcggtgctttgtgaccacgtagagggctgggatagggagggtggaagggagacacaagagggaggagatacggggatatatgtatacgtatagctgattcactttgttatacagcagcaactaacacaacatgaagcaattatactgcaataaagatattaaaaaacgtacaataaaaaaataaataaaataaaattatatgcacaggaaaaaagaagttctcatcacaagaaaaaaaattataactgtgtggtgatggatgttaactagacttattatggtaaCCCTTTCACATCATATGCAGTTatagaatcattatgttgtactcctgaaactaacataatgttacaTGTCATTATACCTCGATAATAAAAGTCcctataaacataaataaataaatgtggagcTTCGCACTGGCACACGTGGATGGGCTACTTTACAAAGGAGTGACGGGAAACTGGGAAGGAACACCGGGTCACCTCACTAAACAAAGAACAAGCCCCTAtacccgacacacacacacacacacacacacacacacacacacacacagggtccGCGCATCACTCGGGGTGGGGAGGCGCACCTTCCTCAGCCCCGTGGACTCGTCCAGGATGTCATCCGGCAGCAGGATGACCATGCTGAGGTCCTTTCCCTCGTAGGGCAGTTCCAGCACCTGGCACTTAAGGTCCTTGATGTGGCCAAGCCGAAACCTCTTCTTCTGATACATCATTTTCACTAGTTTTGTGTCTTTCTGAACAATTAAAACACAGATCACTAACACTGTTGTCAGCGTGGCTTTAGAGCACACAGTCTTCTAGAAGGTCACCTGCCCTCACCTTATTCAGTCTGAAAGCTGCATCTTCTGTGGCCTCCATCATGAATTTCTCCTGCCAGTTTCCCTTGAAATAGATGGCATTCACCAGCACCAGCTTAGTCATCCTATCAACCCCACCTGAGGCCAACAGCTCTGGAATTTTCCCTAAAAAGACAaagttagctttttaaaaatccacctaTCAGAATTCCACATTTGAACTGACCTTTGCTTAGCAATGAAATGCCACTCAAATTCTTCCTtctatttaatttcctttaacatGGTACTAGGTCAGCCAAGCCCCCGGGGTGCTTCTACTTTAAATAAACCAGCTCGAGGGGCAGATCAGGGGGACACAATCTGCCCCCAAAGGGCCGATGCTTCAAAACAAGTCAATTGTTTAAAGGCTAAAACCAGGAAAACTCTTCTTTTCTGGAACGTGGGATAAGTAGTGGCCTCATTTTGTGACTGgccattctttttcaggaaaagaACAATTTCTTAACCAAAATGTTTTGTCACTAATAAATAGCTCCCTTCTTCAAATCTTCCAAGTTAGATGCCTAACTCTCACAGGAAAGCTTTTAACAAATATTCAAAAGGTAGGACAGTTCCTCCCCTGAAACACAGGCCCCACTCATGATGTGGCATGGCCGTGACAGTCCCTGATGGAAGGAACACAGGTGTCCTGTGGGTGCCTCAACCGTTCCGTGACTACGACAGTAACACAAACCAGAAAGAGAGCCTGAGGAGACGCAGCCCCACCTCCCGACCCTGGTTTCTTAGACAAGATGCTGGCGAAAAGTATTTATGGCCACAGCAGCTTGTAAATATTGATTCACAAGATTTTCATCTCTTTTAGTCTTCGTTCaatgttagttttcattttaaaatgtagtttgggGAACTTATGGGTAGAAAACATTTAGCATCTTCAATTAAATCATGTTTACATTTCCACTTTGAGGAATTCCTACATTTGAAAGCTCTCTGGGGACATCCCCcccgtggtgcagtggttaagaatccgcctgccaatgcaggggactaagggttcgagccctggtccggaaagatcacacatgccacggagcaactaagcccgtgcgccacaactactgagctcgcccgcctagagcccgtgctctgcaacaagagaagccaccgcaatgagaagcccacgcaccgcaacgaagagtagcccccactcacctcaagtagagaaagcctgcgcgcagcaacgaagacccaacgcagccaaaaataaatatataaaataaacaaatttatttaaaacggaaggaaggaaggaaagaaagaaaaaagaaaggaaggaaggaaggaaagaaggaagaaagaagaaaggaaggcctGGCCCTGTCTGGCCCTGGGCAGTTGGGCAGTGCAAGGTGGACCCCAGGGTCAGGCTGAGGGGctagggaaggggagagggagtcaCCTGCAAGGTCCAGGCGGGTGGACGAAAGGAAGCATCAGTGTGTACGACCAGGGCTGCCCTCACTCACCTTCCGTCTGCCCTTTGACCCACTCGTTTATGGTCTTCCTTGCGTCTTCGGCGGCCTGCAGAAAATCCACACTGGCCAGTTCAGCACCGTACATTTTCTGAGTTGAAGCTAAGAACTcctgtttaaggaaaaaaaaaaggaaatgtgagtAACTCCTACTCCATACAGAAATGGTTTTGTAAAATCctgaaaagcaacagaaattgtCCCAAAAGGCATATTTCATTGtaacaaaaaaaattctaaccCTTCTACATTTTTTACTATAGTGAAAAACACACAGCATTCAACTGACGACCTTAagcacttttaagtgtacagttgagTAGTTTCAGTGTTGTATAAAATTTACCaactcctggggacttccctggcgctcccgtggttaagactctgtgcttccactgcaggggggaggggttcaatccctggtcagggaactaagatcccacatgccacgcggcacagcccaaataaaataaaacaaaatttaccaaTTCTTTTCTACCCCTTGACTAACATTTTCATAAACAAGCAAATACTGATTGTACTTGAAAGTGAATCATGGAATTCACTCTTGCTTTAGCAAAACAGCCAGGGTCAATCTTTTCACTGTGGAGactagaaaatgaaatcacatcCATTTCCGGGAAAACTGTCTGTCGTGTTTTCATTCTGGATGATTTTGCTGAATGTTTATAAAACTTAAAGCTGACTTCTGTGACTTGATTTTGTTGGAAAAGAGTCTGCAATGTCTAGTGAGTTTTGGAACACGAAGAGCAAAGTACTTACAGGGAGGAAATCATAGCTTTTCTCTCCATATAACCTGTTAGCAAGTTTCAGAATGTAGGGAGCTCCATGTTTGTTGATATCAGCATTCAAACTCTGAAATCCCGAATGAATCTCCTCAACCTCTTTGAAATA from Delphinus delphis chromosome 10, mDelDel1.2, whole genome shotgun sequence carries:
- the LOC132432877 gene encoding leukocyte elastase inhibitor-like isoform X2; the protein is MEQLSAANTRFALDLFRALNKSDPAGNIFISPFSISSALAMVFLGTRGNTAAQMSKALYFKEVEEIHSGFQSLNADINKHGAPYILKLANRLYGEKSYDFLPEFLASTQKMYGAELASVDFLQAAEDARKTINEWVKGQTEGKIPELLASGGVDRMTKLVLVNAIYFKGNWQEKFMMEATEDAAFRLNKKDTKLVKMMYQKKRFRLGHIKDLKCQVLELPYEGKDLSMVILLPDDILDESTGLRKIEQQLTLEKLREWTRPENLHLLEVNVQLPRFKLEESYELSTLLASLGMQDLFSGKADLSGISGAGDLPVSKVVHKSFVEVNEEGTEAAAATAVPIIGMSFQLTEEYFTADHPFIFFIRHNPSTSILFLGRLSSP
- the LOC132432877 gene encoding leukocyte elastase inhibitor-like isoform X1, translating into MSSSLTMEQLSAANTRFALDLFRALNKSDPAGNIFISPFSISSALAMVFLGTRGNTAAQMSKALYFKEVEEIHSGFQSLNADINKHGAPYILKLANRLYGEKSYDFLPEFLASTQKMYGAELASVDFLQAAEDARKTINEWVKGQTEGKIPELLASGGVDRMTKLVLVNAIYFKGNWQEKFMMEATEDAAFRLNKKDTKLVKMMYQKKRFRLGHIKDLKCQVLELPYEGKDLSMVILLPDDILDESTGLRKIEQQLTLEKLREWTRPENLHLLEVNVQLPRFKLEESYELSTLLASLGMQDLFSGKADLSGISGAGDLPVSKVVHKSFVEVNEEGTEAAAATAVPIIGMSFQLTEEYFTADHPFIFFIRHNPSTSILFLGRLSSP